Part of the Ziziphus jujuba cultivar Dongzao chromosome 8, ASM3175591v1 genome is shown below.
CGTGACTTCCGCCATTAAGTCATATTTATCACTCCAAGAATCGAAACTCAAAGAGAGGTAATCTAAACTCTCCAAGCTGGTCATAGCACTCAAATTATAGAAACATCTTGGTACTGTTCCGGAGAAATTATTATGTGAAAGATCCAGTATTTGAAGATCTACAAGAGAGCAGAGTTCCAAAGGAATTTCACCATGAAATTTATTTGAACGAAGATTAATAACCACCAACCCTCCTAAACTTATCCACATCAACTTAGGTATCTttccaataaatttattttcacttaGGTCGAGAGCCTCCAAGTATATACACTTTCGCAGGGACAAAGGAAATTCACCATGCAGATTATTATCGTGCAATTGCAGCCAGCGAAGGCTAGTTAAATATCCAATAGAGCTAGGAATAACCCCAGACAAATTGTTGTTTTGAAGATTTAAAATCCACAAGTTTTTCCAATTCATCCAACACTTAGGAATTTTTCCAGAGAGCAAATTGTTCCCCAGGTTAACATATCTCGAATTCAAAAAGTTCTTCTTATCGCAGAAAAAGTGAGAGACTGATCCAGAAAATGAGTTATTGGAAAAATCTACTATTTTTGTTTTCGAAGAGACAAGTGGCAGCAAACCATTGAATTGGTTAAAACTGAGATCAATTGTTGACCAAGACTGATTTGTGCACGGAAACTCCCCGTGAAACTTATTGTGAGAAAGATTTAGATAATCTAGTTGAAGAGAAAAGTTACAAAACCAAGAGGGAATGGTACCTGCAATTCCAGTATTGGATATTTGTAACTCCAACAAATTTTCTTGCCACCGAATCCAGAGGGGTAGTTGTTGCCCCAAATGCCAATCATTCAGATTCAACATTTCAAGTTGAAAAGGAGGGAGCCAGTGTGGACTTGTCTTCATTGTCAGCGAGTTTTTATGTGCATAGAACTCCTTCAGTCTTGTAAGATTAATAAAGTGAACTTCAGAAACCACACAATCTAACGAATTATGAGATATATCCAGCGATTTTAGATTTACAAGTTGACCAACATTTTCAGGAAGGCTTCCATTTAACTGGTTATAAGAAATATCAAAATGTTGTAGGCTCGACAGTTTTCCTAGAGACTCTGTGAGTTGACCTGAGAGTTGGTTCATGCTCAAATCTAACATCTCCAAAGCATCAATGGTGCACCTggaaaatattctaaaaatttccgATACTGCTCCTCTGAAATTGTTACCGGCAAGTGTAAGTTCCCTTAACTTGCAAAGGCTTCCCAATGAGTTTGGTAATTTCCCTTCAAGTTGATTACGTGACAATCGAAGAGTGTTAATGGATGACAAGTTTCCAATGGCACTTGGAATACTACCCTTCAAATGTGTGAAAAAAAGATCAAGGTACTCAAGACGTTTAAAACCACACATCCATGGTGGGATGGTAGAATTGAATGGATTGAGAGACATGTCAAGAATTTTGAGATGAGTCAAATTGGTAAGACCAGATGGAATTGGTCCTTtgagataattattttgtagatGAAGGGATTCTAGATTGGTGAGACTGAATAGCCACATGGGCATCAAAGGGCATCTCTCTCATATTTCCCCCTAGCCATAAGTGTTTCGAGCTGTATCTTGCTACTTTCAtttagcacccgtagagtgttatatctgcttaatcaattcagtttcttgtttactttctttatctttattccCTTCAATTTACTTTTGTTATATTGTTCCTTTCTAAACCTTGCTGAATAGTAATCGTTTCGAGTATGAACAATAAGTCTCAGGAGAGGCATGAGAGGATGTCGGTCTGAGAGGTCTAGGAATAGGATGGAAAAATATcagtaaaagtaaatttaagtttttaaagctttagaaattaaattttgaaaatgaaaagattatttagatctaattcttctactaggtctagattaagtactagttctagatcatcacgtaatggaaatcaaataccagacataattaatgaagaacattatagttACTCATCTAATTAATCAATCAATCCCGACTGGAATAATCCTCCAGTTTTCCCTAGTGAAATTTATCACCATAAAACTTGGTCTTTATCTTcatttaaaagtgaatcacataCTAAAACAGTTGAACAAGTTTACACAATCAACAAAGATCATGAAAC
Proteins encoded:
- the LOC132805084 gene encoding receptor-like protein EIX2; amino-acid sequence: MSLNPFNSTIPPWMCGFKRLEYLDLFFTHLKGSIPSAIGNLSSINTLRLSRNQLEGKLPNSLGSLCKLRELTLAGNNFRGAVSEIFRIFSRCTIDALEMLDLSMNQLSGQLTESLGKLSSLQHFDISYNQLNGSLPENVGQLVNLKSLDISHNSLDCVVSEVHFINLTRLKEFYAHKNSLTMKTSPHWLPPFQLEMLNLNDWHLGQQLPLWIRWQENLLELQISNTGIAGTIPSWFCNFSLQLDYLNLSHNKFHGEFPCTNQSWSTIDLSFNQFNGLLPLVSSKTKIVDFSNNSFSGSVSHFFCDKKNFLNSRYVNLGNNLLSGKIPKCWMNWKNLWILNLQNNNLSGVIPSSIGYLTSLRWLQLHDNNLHGEFPLSLRKCIYLEALDLSENKFIGKIPKLMWISLGGLVVINLRSNKFHGEIPLELCSLVDLQILDLSHNNFSGTVPRCFYNLSAMTSLESLDYLSLSFDSWSDKYDLMAEVTVVTKGREFEYGSMLKLVKSMDLSSNNLYGEIPVELTSLKLQTLNLSNNHLVGKIPSKIGDMRWLESLDLSKNQLSGTIPPSISSLTFLSYLNLSYNNLMGPIPTSTQLQSFSESSFIGNQLCGPPLQQNCSVSDPAIPPGDKQGDDEDSLQEENYLYLSLGLGFAFGFWGVLASLLFNVPWNMALCEFLNRIVARLYGALL